One genomic segment of Arachis duranensis cultivar V14167 chromosome 4, aradu.V14167.gnm2.J7QH, whole genome shotgun sequence includes these proteins:
- the LOC107482714 gene encoding chromatin structure-remodeling complex protein SYD isoform X3: MASSQNVELEAAKFLHKLIQDSKDEPAKLATKLCVILQHMKSSGKEHSMPYQVISRAMETVINQHNLDIEALKSSRPPSSGAGSSQRGTSQAVGVATDSRAGLPENVMPKMDSFASGRPPYPPSIGAPDHYQGSAAQRSGQSFDHGSPSSLDSRSANSQSHDRRDTTNLDKQVNQKDGKKATSKRKRGDTLSPAEPHVDIPSRLDQRNTANTRKGKMTKAESSDGLPVRSGELTNFNRVPSSSQMQRANQEGPTKIGNPVPCAPNSKYPEDTEVSSAHIASGKLQGAHPMVHGGMGVATSAYAMTESVLSSSMRHGGMLGHDSGSSTTSADEHKIGQTDRHSSNSEITMLRQGVPPRDMARSTISGSSGVPFKEQQLKQLRAQCLVFLAFRNGLAPKQLHLEIALGTAFSREGKDHTDHKGKSQSSVELGTSSGAMMPFGGLNNMRQPDNNNSSGSPSAGKSLEATSFCKGTESAIMTGDKGILSEERKHLLAVKKVELEKQIQERAGAQASSATSFQQQDSSSTKGDVDSGNLQVGLSNRPSSVIGLNKQMNPEINGFTGFASSDEASEGPSQVSSLQHELPIERRDNVVNQFQNMVNSGGSRNHHSLNHLTYALKEHLKPVPGTGIDPQGASLMKDADLLAKNVSSDGFKTVPVNDASRHDATFSTDIEENGRLPPPKYTMSGRWIMDQQKKRLLVQQNWVQKQQKTKQIMTTCFLKLKENVSSSEDISAKTKSVIELKKLQLLDLQRRLRSDFLNDFFKPITTEMEQLKSVKKHRHGRRVKQLERYEHKMREERQKRIRERQKEFFSEIEVHKEKLDDVFKIKRERWKGVNRYVKEYHKRKERIHREKIDRIQREKINLLKINDVEGYLRMVQDAKSDRVKQLLKETEKYLQKLGSKLQEAKTAAGRFEHDIDEAQCGSFLDKSESTLENEDEGDQAKHYLESNEKYYMMAHSVKESIAEQPSCLKGGKLREYQMNGLRWLVSLYNNHLNGILADEMGLGKTVQVISLICYLMESKNDRGPFLVVVPSSVLPGWDSEINFWAPDVHKIVYAGPPEERRRLFKDRIVHQKFNVLLTTYEYLMNKHDRPKLSKIHWHYIIIDEGHRIKNASCKLNADLKHYQSSHRLLLTGTPLQNNLEELWALLNFLLPNIFNSSEDFSQWFNKPFESAGDNSPDEALLSEEENLLIINRLHQVLRPFVLRRLKHKVENELPEKIERLVRCEASAYQKLLMKRVEENLGSIGTTKARSVHNSVMELRNICNHPYLSQLHAEEVDNFIPRHYLPPIIRLCGKLEMLDRILPKLKAADHRVLFFSTMTRLLDVMEEYLTLKQHRYLRLDGHTSGGDRGALIDLFNQPGSPYFIFLLSIRAGGVGVNLQAADTVIIFDTDWNPQVDLQAQARAHRIGQKKDVLVLRFETVQTVEEQVRASAEHKLGVANQSITAGFFDNNTSAEDRREYLESLLRECKKEEAAPVLDDDALNDLLARSEAEIDVFEAVDQKRREDEMATWKKLVSGPATDGSEPIPTLPSRLVTDEDLKQFYEAMKIFDVSKDEVASNGIKRKSGTPGGLDTQHYGRGKRAREVRSYEEQWTEEEFDKMCKAESPGSPKVMEEVIESNCKTNASSFAATASVTETAVVPPVAPATSSLGSLPVHKVKDITPPAKRGRGRPRRITSDKLPVTAVPLATSGTVEVDMQVKEGTLLGQVVLSTLESISHSSEVIGVSGPAQQSATGVSPNLTTPPNSQAEGTTVSVPIQTRGQGRKSQGGGEATRRRGKKQVLVLPPVSGVSIGPDLKMNEQLEHKPLNPSAGEAISQGDTVSSSATVQHSSTEPGSVTLSSGGDNKSGVGIALSSQQPLPLSSVTPVPQTVPTYPSVPIQNDGQHQKPQNGSGAPRRRGKKKAMVLPIPDVSGSQNLHLTSNLQSSSGNVLHDKATELKSLQDSLVQESHSVVQDHASHSIVDKDLKSTEVSGDIANKALVESTTEDNTKRSPGLEIEKVQNSDMHGSASIHLSNTLVLENSRNKSFCDSTLPVTEVTRDQQLEAKTHHCDEASKPDTFPVHSTKETKGSSNKAVEPMAAQAVPNASDNAYPSISGSESIQPCPPESMPVKRQGRKTQNRVEPPRRRGRKSSSASPVVSDSLATQDPNLNNDFQKSSVESSVGKVATDVAQAQAFQILLPSGGAAHDLNTKEGAAISSLNKQQKVAPGRVDSAPVSSDKITAFGRMQNVNDVARVMKEVFSGTCLPKPKAADSAAGELLKTNTTIDSMNTQLNADKAGYDITNSEAACLTPGIAVNIQEKESEGEFNNQKLEDKASSDIPNTGAVDVSNNMCLRDKTGKEHDKQSEVSDMQILESKENSDMPTTGAVNRNERQLEETSTTLYLEGKAASDKPTTGVVDAFNFQCSENKTDSDMSATEVEFLISDLPVNTHEKQSVEALNIRNLEDKASLDILTTEAACPDLDHAVNKYDKEVMEASNIQILEDKVNSDMPTAGVVVTSNDQFLEVKAGMDEPTSGAACLTSDLSINQREQLEEASSIQKPDVESSSDVPATGGVSASNIQCSEDKPYSEISAGEDGCATVDLAVNGKEKQSEEESNIQNLGNKISSDMPTTGALCLTPIIPTDGNVQLSEPPSDQEITALNEPLPSAMEVDTPICDDIKEKQDHIQHCTKTCSNQSEVEALDATPLSSAVRTECLSESSTKSSPLASSGENMSDQPQVIPSCPLTPTVSKELVNSPISKSCEINYRNEVNCSMQDSDLLERESQITVGNNSQNALELAIEQNALSPSETEATNVALSGKYLDALKHAELHENPLVKSCSQSLSEGKMNMGDFICEQPVSAVDISSNIDPVPKENVISAAAIGDTNVDSSVVCPMNIDTSLSNQVTIVQDNEIVTKSCRQDVDTSSADEVEKIIDQSPDEPVDRSVLQQTSGSKAVANSSVDASQSVLVEEGTISETAILPSSSFSIDDNKVSSKTCAISNSETLEEAMEEGATDRSEFLPPEKGAEESCRNATEVPSTVPVLLQESIDSEGDHRDQGKSQVGGIPENHETGMLAAPKTSEGGNEVETFSDKGPLGSSDAWDESKGLADMENQTEAIQNHAAEIDVPCTSASGDKAEGEPKGLADMENQAEAIQNRSAEMDVLCLSASGVKAEGESKEVADMENRAEAIQNCAAEMDVPCTSAPGDKAEGESKGLADMENLAEAIQDCAAEMHVPCVSSPGDKAEGEYKGLADMENEVETIESCAAEMEVSCSSASGDKAEGENVLVGTKEKILVSEDTEAFAVDETDVSNGGPAVPETTSANGAPLPCSSLRVGEPFVGHDTKGTETGVANHDNQAIRQNALKDAEECSSSAAADIIEKSSPQKDVIESSPLLPLETSVDGVPPPCSSVAEGERVESLSDEALVDSAVKLGTKNSEASQDNLVLQENALNEMEKTLPSATEDRVAVCSPEKDNLTTACSEAPQESEKYENVQNRSEEEPGQSSVAEETKKD, from the exons ACTGACAGGCATAGTAGTAACTCAGAAATAACTATGCTTAGACAAGGGGTTCCTCCCAGAGATATGGCAAGATCCACGATTAGTGGATCATCTGGTGTGCCTTTCAAAGAACAACAGTTGAAACAGCTCCGAGCTCAGTGCCTTGTTTTTCTAGCATTTAG AAATGGTTTAGCACCAAAGCAACTACATCTTGAAATTGCTCTTGGAACCGCTTTTTCTAGAGAAG GAAAGGATCATACTGACCACAAAGGAAAGTCACAATCTTCTGTTGAATTGGGTACCTCGTCAGGGGCCATGATGCCGTTTGGAGGTCTGAACAATATGAGACAACCTGATAATAATAACTCTTCAGGGTCCCCTTCTGCTGGAAAATCTCTGGAAGCTACGTCATTCTGCAAGGGAACTGAGAGTGCAATAATGACTGGGGACAAAGGTATTCTTTCTGAAGAAAGGAAACATCTCCTAGCTGTCAAAAAAGTAGAGCTTGAAAAGCAAATTCAAGAAAGAGCTGGTGCACAAGCTTCGTCAGCTACTTCTTTTCAGCAGCAAGATTCCTCTAGTACAAAGGGTGATGTTGACAGTGGTAATCTTCAGGTTGGACTGTCCAACCGACCTTCCTCTGTCATTGGGCTGAATAAGCAGATGAATCCTGAGATAAATGGCTTTACCGGATTTGCTAGTTCTGATGAGGCTTCAGAAGGACCCTCGCAAGTCTCTTCTCTTCAGCATGAGTTGCCAATAGAAAGAAGAGACAATGTTGTTAATCAGTTTCAAAATATGGTTAACAGTGGTGGTTCTCGAAACCATCATTCTCTAAACCACTTGACGTATGCTTTGAAAGAGCACTTGAAACCTGTTCCAGGGACTGGCATTGATCCCCAGGGAGCAAGCTTGATGAAGGATGCAGATTTATTAGCGAAAAATGTTTCTTCAG ATGGGTTCAAAACAGTTCCTGTTAATGATGCATCAAGACATGATGCCACTTTTTCTACAGACATAGAAGAGAATGGGAGGTTACCTCCTCCAAAATATACAATGTCAGGAAGGTGGATTATGGATCAGCAGAAAAAGAGGCTTCTAGTTCAGCAAAACTGGgtacaaaaacaacaaaaaacaaagcAAATAATGACCACATGTTTCCTCAAGCTAAAG GAAAATGTGAGCTCATCTGAGGATATATCTGCTAAAACAAAAAGCgtcatagagttgaagaaactTCAATTATTAGACCTCCAGCGCCGTCTCCGCAG TGATTTTCTGAATGATTTTTTCAAACCAATTACAACTGAGATGGAACAGTTGAAATCGGTTAAGAAGCATAGGCATGGTAGAAGGGTCAAACAACTAGAAAGGTATGAGCATAAAATGAGGGAAGAACGTCAAAAAAGAATCCGTGAAAGACAGAAGGAGTTTTTCAGTGAGATAGAAGTCCACAA gGAAAAGCTTGATGATGTGTTCAAAATCAAAAGGGAACGGTGGAAGGGTGTCAATAGATATGTGAAAGAGTACCATAAAAGAAAAGAGCGCATTCATCGTGAGAAGATTGATAGGATCCagcgggagaagattaatttgTTGAAAATAAACGATGTGGAAGGTTATCTACGGATGGTTCAG GATGCGAAATCTGATCGTGTGAAGCAACTTCTTAAAGAGACCGAGAAGTATCTCCAAAAGCTTGGTTCCAAGCTACAAGAAGCAAAGACTGCAGCAGGTCGCTTTGAACATGATATTGATGAGGCACAATGTGGCAGTTTTCTTGATAAGAGTGAATCTACTCTTGAAAATGAGGATGAAGGTGATCAGGCCAAG CATTATCTGGAAAGCAATGAGAAATATTATATGATGGCACACAG TGTAAAGGAGAGCATTGCAGAGCAGCCATCTTGTTTGAAGGGCGGAAAATTGAGGGA GTATCAAATGAATGGCCTGAGGTGGCTTGTTTCCTTATATAACAACCACTTGAATGGAATCCTCGCAGATGAAATGGGACTGGGCAAAACTGTTCAg GTTATTTCTCTAATTTGCTACCTGATGGAAAGTAAAAATGATAGGGGGCCATTTCTTGTGGTTGTGCCCTCTTCTGTTCTACCTGGTTGGGATTCAGAAATCAACTTTTGGGCTCCTGATGTACATAAAATTGTCTATGCTGGACCACCTGAGGAGCGACGTCGGTTATTTAA GGACAGGATTGTTCACCAGAAATTCAATGTCCTCCTGACAACATATGAATATCTAATGAACAAGCATGACAGACCAAAGCTTAGCAAAATACACTGGCATTATATAATAATTGATGAGGGCCATCGCATAAAAAATGCTTCTTGCAAGTTGAATGCTGACTTAAAACACTATCAGAGTTCTCATAGATTGTTGTTAACTGGAACTCCATTGCAG AACAATCTTGAGGAACTATGGGCGCTACTTAACTTCTTGTTACCTAACATATTTAATTCATCTGAGGATTTTTCCCAGTGGTTTAATAAGCCATTTGAGAGTGCTGGAGATAACTCGCCagatgaa GCCTTACTATCCGAGGAGGAGAACCTCTTGATCATCAATCGTCTGCACCAAGTTCTGAGACCATTCGTACTTCGGAGGCTTAAACACAAG GTTGAAAATGAACTTCCCGAAAAGATTGAAAGACTTGTAAGATGTGAGGCTTCTGCGTATCAAAAACTTTTGATGAAGAGAGTGGAAGAAAATCTTGGCTCTATTGGCACAACAaag GCACGGTCGGTGCACAACTCTGTCATGGAGCTTCGTAATATCTGCAATCATCCATATCTCAGCCAGCTTCATGCAGAGGAG GTGGATAACTTTATACCTAGGCATTATCTACCCCCAATTATTAGACTTTGTGGGAAGCTTGAGATGTTGGACCGTATTTTACCTAAATTGAAGGCAGCAGATCATCGG GTTCTTTTCTTCTCAACAATGACTAGGCTTCTTGATGTTATGGAGGAATACTTAACTCTTAAACAGCATCGGTACCTTCGGCTGGATGGGCATACCTCGGGAGGTGATCGTGGGGCCCTAATAGACCTGTTTAACCAACCTGgttctccatattttatatttttgctcag CATTCGTGCTGGTGGCGTTGGAGTGAATCTTCAAGCTGCTGACACAGTGATTATATTTGACACTGACTGGAATCCACAG GTTGACCTGCAAGCACAAGCAAGGGCTCATAGAATTGGTCAGAAGAAGGATGTTTTAGTACTTCGATTTGAAACA GTTCAAACTGTTGAAGAACAAGTCAGAGCTTCTGCTGAGCACAAACTGGGAGTTGCTAATCAGAGCATTACTGCTGGGTTTTTTGACAATAATACAAG TGCTGAGGACCGAAGAGAATACTTGGAATCCCTCCTGCGTGAGTGTAAGAAAGAGGAAGCGGCACCTGTATTGGATGATGATGCTTTAAATGATCTCTTAGCACGCAG TGAAGCAGAAATAGATGTGTTTGAGGCTGTTGACCAAAAAAGGCGCGAAGATGAGATG GCTACATGGAAGAAGTTGGTATCTGGGCCAGCAACTGATGGTTCTGAGCCTATTCCTACCCTTCCTTCACGTCTAGTTACAGATGAAGACTTGAAACAATTCTATGAAGCGATGAAGATATTCGATGTGTCCAAGGATGAAGTAGCATCTAACGGAATCAAGAGGAAGAGTGGAACTCCTGGGGGCCTCGATACTCAACATTACGGAAGGGGAAAACGTGCAAGAGAG GTGCGTTCCTATGAAGAACAATGGACAGAGGAGGAGTTTGATAAGATGTGTAAAGCTGAATCTCCTGGATCACCGAAAGTAATGGAAGAAGTGATAGAGTCCAATTGCAAAACAAATGCTTCTAGCTTTGCTGCAACCGCTTCTGTCACGGAGACTGCAGTGGTGCCTCCAGTGGCCCCTGCAACATCATCTCTTGGGAGTTTGCCTGTGCATAAAGTCAAAGATATAACACCACCTGCTAAACGTGGACGTGGCAGGCCAAGAAGAATAACCTCAGATAAGTTGCCTGTAACTGCAGTCCCTCTGGCTACTTCCGGAACTGTTGAAGTGGACATGCAGGTAAAGGAAGGAACTTTGCTTGGTCAAGTAGTATTGTCAACTCTCGAATCTATTTCTCATTCTTCTGAAGTTATTGGTGTGAGTGGACCTGCGCAGCAGTCTGCTACTGGTGTTTCTCCTAATCTGACAACTCCACCCAACTCTCAAGCAGAGGGTACTACTGTTTCTGTGCCAATACAAACAAGAGGACAAGGCCGGAAATCTCAAGGTGGAGGGGAGGCAACTAGACGTAGAGGGAAGAAGCAGGTTCTAGTGTTGCCTCCTGTATCTGGGGTTTCTATTGGTCCTGATTTAAAGATGAATGAGCAGTTGGAACACAAACCCCTGAATCCATCTGCTGGTGAAGCTATCTCCCAAGGTGATACTGTTTCCTCCAGTGCTACGGTACAACATTCAAGTACAGAACCGGGTTCTGTGACTTTAAGCAGTGGAGGTGATAATAAATCTGGAGTTGGGATTGCTCTGAGTTCTCAGCAGCCCCTTCCTTTGTCCTCTGTTACTCCTGTGCCTCAAACTGTTCCTACTTATCCTTCTGTACCTATACAAAATGATGGGCAACATCAGAAGCCTCAAAATGGATCAGGAGCTCCCCGACGCAGGGGAAAGAAAAAAGCAATGGTATTGCCTATTCCAGATGTTTCAGGTAGTCAGAATTTGCACCTTACTTCCAATTTACAAAGCTCATCAGGCAATGTATTACATGATAAAGCCACGGAGTTGAAAAGCTTGCAAGATAGCCTTGTTCAGGAATCACACAGTGTTGTCCAAGATCATGCATCACATAGTATTGTTGATAAGGATTTAAAATCAACTGAAGTATCTGGTGATATAGCCAATAAGGCATTGGTTGAATCAACAACTGAAGATAATACCAAAAGATCTCCTG GGTTGGAAATAGAGAAGGTTCAGAATTCTGATATGCATGGTTCTGCTTCCATCCATTTATCCAATACCCTTGTTCTGGAGAATTCAAGGAACAAAAGTTTCTGTGACTCAACCTTGCCTGTTACAGAGGTTACAAGGGACCAACAATTGGAGGCGAAAACTCATCACTGTGATGAAGCTTCAAAACCTGATACTTTTCCAGTCCATtctacaaaagaaacaaaaggaaGTTCTAACAAGGCTGTAGAACCTATGGCTGCACAAGCAGTTCCCAATGCATCAGACAATGCTTATCCTTCCATATCAGGTTCTGAATCCATTCAGCCATGCCCACCTGAATCCATGCCAGTTAAAAGGCAAGGCCGTAAAACTCAAAATAGAGTGGAGCCACCCCGGCGTAGGGGGAGAAAATCATCTTCGGCATCTCCTGTTGTTTCTGATTCCCTTGCTACCCAGGATCCTAATTTAAATAATGATTTTCAGAAGTCATCAGTAGAGTCATCGGTGGGTAAAGTCGCTACAGATGTCGCTCAAGCTCAAGCATTTCAGATCCTTTTGCCCAGTGGAGGCGCTGCTCATGATTTAAACACGAAAGAGGGAGCTGCCATTTCTTCTCTAAACAAGCAGCAAAAAGTTGCACCAGGAAGGGTTGATAGTGCACCAGTATCCTCAGATAAGATTACTGCTTTTGGCCGAATGCAAAATGTCAATGATGTGGCTAGGGTTATGAAAGAAGTTTTCTCTGGAACCTGCTTGCCAAAGCCTAAAGCAGCAGATTCTGCTGCCGGCGAACTCTTAAAAACTAATACTACAATTGATTCCATGAATACCCAGTTGAATGCTGATAAAGCAGGTTATGATATAACAAATTCGGAAGCAGCATGTCTAACTCCAGGCATTGCTGTGAAcatacaagaaaaagaatcagaGGGGGAATTCAATAATCAGAAATTGGAGGACAAAGCAAGTTCAGATATACCAAATACTGGAGCAGTGGATGTCTCCAATAACATGTGTTTGCGGGATAAAACAGGTAAGGAGCATGACAAGCAATCTGAAGTATCTGACATGCAGATTCTTGAGAGCAAAGAAAATTCCGATATGCCAACTACTGGAGCAGTGAACAGAAATGAAAGACAATTAGAGGAAACATCCACTACTCTGTATCTTGAAGGTAAAGCAGCGTCAGACAAGCCAACTACAGGAGTAGTGGATGCCTTCAATTTTCAGTGTTCAGAGAATAAAACTGATTCTGATATGTCTGCTACTGAAgtagaatttttaatttcagACCTTCCGGTGAATACGCATGAAAAGCAATCTGTGGAAGCATTGAATATTCGGAATCTGGAGGATAAAGCAAGTTTGGATATACTAACTACTGAAGCAGCCTGCCCAGACTTGGACCATGCGGTTAACAAATATGACAAGGAAGTAATGGAGGCATCGAATATTCAGATTTTGGAGGATAAAGTGAATTCCGATATGCCAACTGCTGGAGTAGTGGTTACATCGAACGACCAGTTTTTGGAGGTTAAAGCTGGAATGGATGAACCTACTTCTGGAGCAGCTTGTCTAACTTCAGATCTTTCAATTAATCAGCgtgaacaattggaggaagcttccAGCATTCAGAAGCCGGATGTTGAATCAAGTTCAGATGTGCCAGCTACTGGGGGAGTGAGTGCCTCCAATATCCAATGTTCAGAGGATAAACCATATTCTGAGATATCAGCTGGTGAAGATGGATGTGCGACTGTGGACCTTGCAGTGAACGGGAAAGAAAAACAATCAGAGGAGGAATCCAATATTCAGAATCTGGGGAATAAAATAAGTTCGGATATGCCAACCACTGGAGCATTGTGCTTGACTCCAATCATTCCTACAGATGGGAATGTGCAGCTATCTGAGCCTCCATCTGATCAAGAAATAACTGCTTTGAATGAGCCCCTACCTAGTGCTATGGAGGTTGACACCCCCATTTGTGATGATATCAAAGAAAAGCAAGACCATATTCAACATTGTACTAAAACTTGTTCTAATCAGAGTGAAGTGGAGGCTCTTGATGCAACTCCACTTAGTTCTGCAGTAAGGACTGAGTGTCTGTCTGAATCAAGTACAAAGTCTTCACCTCTTGCTTCTTCTGGTGAAAATATGTCTGATCAACCACAAGTGATCCCATCCTGCCCTCTGACTCCCACCGTTTCTAAGGAATTGGTAAATTCTCCTATTTCTAAATCTTGTGAAATCAATTACAGAAATGAAGTCAATTGTTCAATGCAAGATTCTGATTTGCTGGAGCGAGAGTCTCAGATAACAGTTGGAAATAATTCTCAAAATGCATTAGAACTTGCTATAGAACAAAATGCTTTATCACCTTCGGAAACGGAGGCCACCaatgttgcattaagtgggaaGTATTTAGATGCTTTAAAACATGCTGAGTTGCATGAGAATCCATTAGTTAAGAGCTGTTCACAATCCCTCTCTGAGGGGAAAATGAACATGGGGGATTTCATATGTGAACAACCTGTGTCTGCTGTTGATATATCTTCGAATATTGACCCAGTTCCCAAGGAAAATGTGATATCCGCAGCAGCTATTGGTGATACCAATGTTGATTCTTCTGTGGTTTGCCCAATGAATATTGACACATCTCTGAGTAACCAAGTTACAATTGTGCAGGACAATGAGATTGTGACAAAGAGTTGCCGACAGGATGTAGATACGTCCTCAGCAGATGAGGTGGAAAAAATCATAGATCAATCTCCTGATGAACCTGTTGATAGGTCAGTCTTACAACAAACATCAGGGTCAAAAGCTGTGGCCAATTCTTCAGTGGATGCTTCTCAGTCTGTCCTTGTGGAAGAGGGAACCATATCTGAAACTGCAATTTTACCCTCATCGTCCTTTAGCATAGATGATAACAAGGTCTCATCCAAAACCTGTGCAATTAGTAACTCTGAAACTCTGGAAGAGGCAATGGAGGAGGGTGCGACTGACCGCTCTGAATTCCTGCCCCCAGAGAAAGGTGCAGAGGAGAGCTGTAGGAATGCCACTGAG GTTCCCTCTACAGTTCCAGTGCTGCTTCAGGAATCGATTGATTCTGAAGGTGACCACCGTGATCAAGGCAAGTCACAG GTTGGTGGGATACCTGAAAATCATGAAACTGGAATGCTTGCTGCTCCTAAAACATCTGAAGGGGGGAATGAGGTTGAGACCTTTTCTGATAAAGGTCCACTAGGATCATCTGATGCTTGGGATGAATCAAAAGGATTAGCTGATATGGAGAATCAGACAGAAGCCATTCAGAACCATGCTGCTGAAATTGATGTCCCATGTACATCTGCATCAGGGGACAAGGCCGAGGGTGAACCTAAAGGATTAGCTGATATGGAGAATCAGGCAGAAGCCATTCAGAACCGTTCTGCTGAGATGGATGTCCTGTGTTTGTCTGCATCAGGGGTTAAGGCCGAGGGTGAATCTAAAGAAGTAGCTGATATGGAGAATCGGGCGGAAGCCATTCAAAACTGTGCTGCTGAGATGGATGTCCCATGTACATCTGCACCAGGGGACAAGGCCGAGGGTGAATCTAAAGGATTAGCTGATATGGAGAATCTGGCAGAAGCCATTCAAGATTGTGCTGCTGAGATGCATGTCCCGTGTGTGTCTTCACCAGGGGACAAGGCCGAGGGTGAATATAAAGGATTAGCTGATATGGAGAATGAGGTAGAAACCATTGAGAGCTGTGCTGCTGAGATGGAAGTGTCATGTTCCTCTGCATCAGGGGACAAGGCAGAGGGTGAGAATGTTTTAGTTGGCACGAAGGAAAAAATTCTGGTGTCAGAAGACACTGAAGCTTTTGCAGTTGATGAAACAGATGTTTCTAATGGCGGTCCAGCTGTGCCCGAAACAACATCAGCCAATGGGGCTCCACTTCCATGTTCTTCGCTGAGAGTGGGTGAACCTTTCGTGGGGCATGATACTAAAGGAACTGAAACTGGTGTCGCCAACCATGATAATCAAGCCATACGGCAAAATGCTCTGAAAGATGCAGAAGAGTGCTCTTCTTCTGCAGCCGCTGACATAATTGAAAAGAGCTCACCTCAGAAGGATGTCATTGAATCTTCTCCGTTGCTGCCGCTGGAAACATCTGTTGATGGGGTTCCACCTCCATGCTCTTCAGTTGCTGAGGGCGAACGTGTAGAGAGTTTGTCTGATGAGGCTTTGGTTGATTCTGCTGTGAAGCTTGGTACTAAAAATTCTGAAGCTTCCCAGGATAATCTAGTTTTGCAAGAAAATGCATTGAACGAAATGGAAAAAACCCTTCCTTCAGCAACTGAGGATAGAGTTGCAGTGTGCTCACCTGAGAAGGATAATTTAACAACTGCTTGCTCAGAAGCACCCCAGGAATCCGAAAAGTATGAAAATGTGCAGAACCGGTCTGAGGAAGAACCTGGCCAGAGTTCAGTGGCTGAAGAAACCAAAAAAGACTGA